In one Oncorhynchus nerka isolate Pitt River linkage group LG7, Oner_Uvic_2.0, whole genome shotgun sequence genomic region, the following are encoded:
- the LOC115132462 gene encoding hepatocyte nuclear factor 4-alpha-like isoform X1 produces the protein MDMADYSDALDPAYTTLEFENMQVLSMGSDSSPAESANMNAANHLGAGTLCAICGDRATGKHYGASSCDGCKGFFRRSVRKNHMYSCRFSRQCIVDKDKRNQCRYCRLKKCFRAGMKKEGIQFIQLHSNAVQNERDRISTRRSSYEDSSLPSINALIQADVLSRQISSPGPILNGDIRTKKVATITDVCESMKQQLLVLVEWAKYIPAFCDLPLDDQVALLRAHAGENLLIGAAKRSMLYKDLLLLGNDHIIPRNCPEMEVCRVAVRILDELVLSFQELQIDDNEYACLKAIVFFDPDAKGLSDPGKIKRMRYQVQVSLEDYINDRQYDSRGRFGELLLLLPTLQSITWQMIEQIQFVKLFGMAKIDNLLQEMLLGGSATEAPHTPHSLHPHLVQEHLSNNAIVSSNMTTSIHNGQISTPGTPIPSPPTVSSSEHYKMAQGVIATVPKHPISIPQLTITKQEAI, from the exons ATGGATATGGCAGACTATAGCGATGCCCTGGACCCAGCCTATACCACCCTGGAGTTTGAAAACATGCAAGTTCTCTCCATGGGCTCAG ACTCCTCGCCGGCTGAGAGTGCCAACATGAATGCAGCCAACCACCTCGGAGCGGGCACCCTGTGTGCCATCTGTGGGGACAGGGCCACGGGCAAACACTATGGGGCCTCCAGCTGTGACGGCTGCAAAGGCTTCTTCCGTCGGAGCGTTCGCAAAAACCACATGTATTCATGCAG GTTCAGCAGACAGTGCATTGTGGACAAAGACAAGAGGAATCAATGCAGATACTGTCGATTGAAGAAATGCTTTCGAGCTGGCATGAAAAAAGAAGGTATACAATTCATTCAACTTCATTCAAATG CTGTACAAaacgagagagacagaatcaGCACTAGGAGATCTAGCTATGAAGACAGCAGTTTACCATCTATCAATGCACTTATCCAGGCAGATGTACTCTCAAGACAG ATATCCTCACCTGGACCTATACTGAATGGTGACATCAGGACAAAAAAGGTAGCGACCATCACAGATGTGTGTGAATCAATGAAACAGCAGCTGCTGGTGTTGGTGGAATGGGCCAAGTACATCCCTGCCTTCTGTGACCTGCCCCTGGATGACCAG GTGGCATTGCTGCGAGCCCATGCAGGAGAGAATCTTCTGATTGGAGCTGCAAAGAGGTCTATGTTGTACAAGGACCTCCTGTTACTAG GAAATGACCACATTATTCCCCGGAACTGCCCGGAGATGGAAGTGTGCCGGGTAGCAGTGAGGATTCTGGACGAGCTAGTGCTGTCCTTCCAGGAACTCCAGATAGACGACAATGAATACGCTTGTTTGAAAGCCATTGTTTTCTTCGATCCAG ATGCCAAAGGTCTGAGTGACCCAGGTAAGATCAAGCGGATGCGGTACCAGGTTCAGGTCAGCCTAGAGGACTACATCAACGACCGGCAGTATGACTCCCGGGGACGCTTTGGagagctgctcctgctgctgcccaCACTACAGAGCATCACCTGGCAGATGATCGAACAGATACAGTTTGTCAAACTCTTTGGCATGGCCAAGATTGACAACCTGCTCCAAGAGATGCTCTTAGGAG GTTCTGCTACTGAGGCACCTCACACACCTCACTCTCTGCATCCACATCTGGTTCAGGAACACCTCAGCAACAATGCCATCGTTTCAAGCAACATGACTACTTCCATCCACAATGGCCAAATCT CCACTCCTGGAACCccaatcccctctcctcccacagTCTCCAGTTCAGAACACTATAAAATGGCTCAAGGGGTTATAGCCACTGTGCCCAAGCATCCTATCTCCATCCCTCAGCTCACCATCACCAAGCAAGAAGCCATCTAA
- the LOC115132462 gene encoding hepatocyte nuclear factor 4-alpha-like isoform X2 — translation MKTHKKETGREMVNVNSQVSTSMEFPFAGDSSPAESANMNAANHLGAGTLCAICGDRATGKHYGASSCDGCKGFFRRSVRKNHMYSCRFSRQCIVDKDKRNQCRYCRLKKCFRAGMKKEGIQFIQLHSNAVQNERDRISTRRSSYEDSSLPSINALIQADVLSRQISSPGPILNGDIRTKKVATITDVCESMKQQLLVLVEWAKYIPAFCDLPLDDQVALLRAHAGENLLIGAAKRSMLYKDLLLLGNDHIIPRNCPEMEVCRVAVRILDELVLSFQELQIDDNEYACLKAIVFFDPDAKGLSDPGKIKRMRYQVQVSLEDYINDRQYDSRGRFGELLLLLPTLQSITWQMIEQIQFVKLFGMAKIDNLLQEMLLGGSATEAPHTPHSLHPHLVQEHLSNNAIVSSNMTTSIHNGQISTPGTPIPSPPTVSSSEHYKMAQGVIATVPKHPISIPQLTITKQEAI, via the exons ATGAAAACACATAAgaaagaaacagggagagagatggttaaTGTAAACTCACAAGTCAGTACAAGCATGGAGTTTCCATTCGCTGGTG ACTCCTCGCCGGCTGAGAGTGCCAACATGAATGCAGCCAACCACCTCGGAGCGGGCACCCTGTGTGCCATCTGTGGGGACAGGGCCACGGGCAAACACTATGGGGCCTCCAGCTGTGACGGCTGCAAAGGCTTCTTCCGTCGGAGCGTTCGCAAAAACCACATGTATTCATGCAG GTTCAGCAGACAGTGCATTGTGGACAAAGACAAGAGGAATCAATGCAGATACTGTCGATTGAAGAAATGCTTTCGAGCTGGCATGAAAAAAGAAGGTATACAATTCATTCAACTTCATTCAAATG CTGTACAAaacgagagagacagaatcaGCACTAGGAGATCTAGCTATGAAGACAGCAGTTTACCATCTATCAATGCACTTATCCAGGCAGATGTACTCTCAAGACAG ATATCCTCACCTGGACCTATACTGAATGGTGACATCAGGACAAAAAAGGTAGCGACCATCACAGATGTGTGTGAATCAATGAAACAGCAGCTGCTGGTGTTGGTGGAATGGGCCAAGTACATCCCTGCCTTCTGTGACCTGCCCCTGGATGACCAG GTGGCATTGCTGCGAGCCCATGCAGGAGAGAATCTTCTGATTGGAGCTGCAAAGAGGTCTATGTTGTACAAGGACCTCCTGTTACTAG GAAATGACCACATTATTCCCCGGAACTGCCCGGAGATGGAAGTGTGCCGGGTAGCAGTGAGGATTCTGGACGAGCTAGTGCTGTCCTTCCAGGAACTCCAGATAGACGACAATGAATACGCTTGTTTGAAAGCCATTGTTTTCTTCGATCCAG ATGCCAAAGGTCTGAGTGACCCAGGTAAGATCAAGCGGATGCGGTACCAGGTTCAGGTCAGCCTAGAGGACTACATCAACGACCGGCAGTATGACTCCCGGGGACGCTTTGGagagctgctcctgctgctgcccaCACTACAGAGCATCACCTGGCAGATGATCGAACAGATACAGTTTGTCAAACTCTTTGGCATGGCCAAGATTGACAACCTGCTCCAAGAGATGCTCTTAGGAG GTTCTGCTACTGAGGCACCTCACACACCTCACTCTCTGCATCCACATCTGGTTCAGGAACACCTCAGCAACAATGCCATCGTTTCAAGCAACATGACTACTTCCATCCACAATGGCCAAATCT CCACTCCTGGAACCccaatcccctctcctcccacagTCTCCAGTTCAGAACACTATAAAATGGCTCAAGGGGTTATAGCCACTGTGCCCAAGCATCCTATCTCCATCCCTCAGCTCACCATCACCAAGCAAGAAGCCATCTAA
- the LOC115132462 gene encoding hepatocyte nuclear factor 4-alpha-like isoform X3: MDMADYSDALDPAYTTLEFENMQVLSMGSDSSPAESANMNAANHLGAGTLCAICGDRATGKHYGASSCDGCKGFFRRSVRKNHMYSCRFSRQCIVDKDKRNQCRYCRLKKCFRAGMKKEAVQNERDRISTRRSSYEDSSLPSINALIQADVLSRQISSPGPILNGDIRTKKVATITDVCESMKQQLLVLVEWAKYIPAFCDLPLDDQVALLRAHAGENLLIGAAKRSMLYKDLLLLGNDHIIPRNCPEMEVCRVAVRILDELVLSFQELQIDDNEYACLKAIVFFDPDAKGLSDPGKIKRMRYQVQVSLEDYINDRQYDSRGRFGELLLLLPTLQSITWQMIEQIQFVKLFGMAKIDNLLQEMLLGGSATEAPHTPHSLHPHLVQEHLSNNAIVSSNMTTSIHNGQISTPGTPIPSPPTVSSSEHYKMAQGVIATVPKHPISIPQLTITKQEAI, translated from the exons ATGGATATGGCAGACTATAGCGATGCCCTGGACCCAGCCTATACCACCCTGGAGTTTGAAAACATGCAAGTTCTCTCCATGGGCTCAG ACTCCTCGCCGGCTGAGAGTGCCAACATGAATGCAGCCAACCACCTCGGAGCGGGCACCCTGTGTGCCATCTGTGGGGACAGGGCCACGGGCAAACACTATGGGGCCTCCAGCTGTGACGGCTGCAAAGGCTTCTTCCGTCGGAGCGTTCGCAAAAACCACATGTATTCATGCAG GTTCAGCAGACAGTGCATTGTGGACAAAGACAAGAGGAATCAATGCAGATACTGTCGATTGAAGAAATGCTTTCGAGCTGGCATGAAAAAAGAAG CTGTACAAaacgagagagacagaatcaGCACTAGGAGATCTAGCTATGAAGACAGCAGTTTACCATCTATCAATGCACTTATCCAGGCAGATGTACTCTCAAGACAG ATATCCTCACCTGGACCTATACTGAATGGTGACATCAGGACAAAAAAGGTAGCGACCATCACAGATGTGTGTGAATCAATGAAACAGCAGCTGCTGGTGTTGGTGGAATGGGCCAAGTACATCCCTGCCTTCTGTGACCTGCCCCTGGATGACCAG GTGGCATTGCTGCGAGCCCATGCAGGAGAGAATCTTCTGATTGGAGCTGCAAAGAGGTCTATGTTGTACAAGGACCTCCTGTTACTAG GAAATGACCACATTATTCCCCGGAACTGCCCGGAGATGGAAGTGTGCCGGGTAGCAGTGAGGATTCTGGACGAGCTAGTGCTGTCCTTCCAGGAACTCCAGATAGACGACAATGAATACGCTTGTTTGAAAGCCATTGTTTTCTTCGATCCAG ATGCCAAAGGTCTGAGTGACCCAGGTAAGATCAAGCGGATGCGGTACCAGGTTCAGGTCAGCCTAGAGGACTACATCAACGACCGGCAGTATGACTCCCGGGGACGCTTTGGagagctgctcctgctgctgcccaCACTACAGAGCATCACCTGGCAGATGATCGAACAGATACAGTTTGTCAAACTCTTTGGCATGGCCAAGATTGACAACCTGCTCCAAGAGATGCTCTTAGGAG GTTCTGCTACTGAGGCACCTCACACACCTCACTCTCTGCATCCACATCTGGTTCAGGAACACCTCAGCAACAATGCCATCGTTTCAAGCAACATGACTACTTCCATCCACAATGGCCAAATCT CCACTCCTGGAACCccaatcccctctcctcccacagTCTCCAGTTCAGAACACTATAAAATGGCTCAAGGGGTTATAGCCACTGTGCCCAAGCATCCTATCTCCATCCCTCAGCTCACCATCACCAAGCAAGAAGCCATCTAA
- the LOC115132465 gene encoding peptidase inhibitor R3HDML-like, whose translation MKKPTRTLCCQSPTQRQEKRVEMRPVCAQLLFAAILWSMPYTGAAAVRSLSKSNRTNHLHLTRPGFESDPDSDWSNLNLTSISVPRIRRRRAISSREINSLLDYHNLVRSQVFPQAANMEIMVWDEQLAKSADSWASRCIWDHGPSQTMRYMGQNLSINSGRYWSIIELVRSWQDEKNSFSYPNTCSGPVCSHYTQMVWANTNKMGCAINKCSNMNVYGSSWRTAVFLVCNYSIKGNWVGEAPYKSGKPCSACPSKYGGSCNRKQCSFSGSKAKAKKRKRY comes from the exons ATGAAG AAGCCTACTAGAACCCTGTGTTGCCAGAGCCCGACCCAGAGACAAGAGAAGAGGGTTGAGATGCGTCCTGTTTGTGCTCAGCTCCTCTTCGCTGCCATCTTGTGGTCAATGCCTTACACTGGAGCTGCTGCTGTGCGGAGCCTATCCAAATCCAACCGGACTAACCATCTCCACCTAACTAGACCTGGTTTCGAGTCAGACCCTGACTCTGACTGGAGTAATCTGAATCTTACCAGCATCAGCGTGCCTCGTATCCGAAGGAGGCGAGCCATCTCCTCCAGAGAAATTAATTCCTTGTTGGATTATCACAACCTTGTCCGCTCCCAGGTCTTCCCTCAGGCTGCCAATATGGAGATCATG GTGTGGGATGAGCAACTGGCTAAATCAGCAGATTCCTGGGCTTCCCGCTGCATATGGGATCATGGACCCTCACAGACCATGAGATATATGGGCCAAAACCTGTCCATTAACTCTGGCAG ATACTGGTCAATCATTGAGCTGGTGAGGTCCTGGCAAGATGAGAAAAACTCCTTCTCCTATCCCAACACATGTAGTGGACCAGTTTGTTCCCACTATACACAG ATGGTCTGGGCCAATACCAATAAGATGGGATGTGCCATCAACAAATGCTCAAACATGAATGTGTACGGGAGCTCTTGGAGGACAGCAGTGTTCCTGGTTTGCAACTACTCTATCAA GGGGAACTGGGTTGGAGAGGCTCCCTATAAGAGTGGCAAACCGTGCTCTGCCTGTCCATCAAAATATGGAGGTTCATGTAACAGAAAGCAGTGTTCCTTCAGTGGTTCAAAAGCCAAAGCCAAGAAAAGAAAAAGGTATTAG